A window of Ruminococcus champanellensis 18P13 = JCM 17042 contains these coding sequences:
- a CDS encoding vitamin B12 dependent-methionine synthase activation domain-containing protein has product MEVTLTCIDRSQAQRYLGYGSRTPDDATARRLADCEQALLEVMHPQYMYRVFPLIWDGEQPALTGCSMPLSGRDIAAHLTGCSHAALLAATLSASVDQCLRQAQATDMTDALLYDALASAAIEQVCDAAAGELHHALPELYQTWRFSPGYGDFPLEVQPLLLAALDAPKRIGLCATDSLLLTPTKSVTALIGLSETEPPKRLRGCATCSMRDRCAYRGSCAYGAVPEPMKEDAT; this is encoded by the coding sequence ATGGAAGTCACACTCACCTGCATCGACCGGAGCCAGGCGCAGCGATATCTGGGCTATGGCAGCCGCACCCCGGACGATGCCACTGCCCGGCGGCTTGCGGACTGTGAGCAGGCACTGCTGGAGGTGATGCACCCCCAGTATATGTACCGGGTGTTTCCGCTGATCTGGGATGGAGAGCAGCCGGCGCTGACCGGGTGCAGCATGCCCTTGTCAGGCAGGGACATTGCCGCCCATCTGACAGGATGCAGCCACGCCGCTCTGCTGGCTGCCACCCTGTCCGCTTCGGTGGATCAGTGCCTGCGGCAGGCGCAGGCAACGGATATGACCGATGCGCTGTTGTATGACGCCCTGGCAAGCGCAGCTATTGAACAGGTCTGTGATGCTGCTGCCGGGGAGCTGCACCATGCACTGCCGGAGCTGTACCAGACCTGGCGGTTCAGTCCCGGCTACGGGGACTTTCCCCTGGAGGTGCAGCCCCTGCTGCTGGCAGCTCTGGATGCCCCTAAGCGGATCGGTCTGTGCGCCACGGACAGCCTGCTGCTGACCCCCACCAAGTCCGTGACCGCCCTGATCGGGCTTTCGGAAACCGAGCCCCCGAAACGGCTGCGGGGCTGTGCCACCTGTTCCATGCGGGATCGCTGCGCATACCGGGGAAGCTGCGCCTACGGGGCAGTGCCGGAACCTATGAAGGAGGATGCAACATGA
- a CDS encoding uracil-DNA glycosylase, with product MVHIGNDWDELLKDTFASENYQQLRQFLIREYSTHRVYPDMYDLFNALRYTSYADTRAVILGQDPYHQPGQAHGLCFSVRPGVAPPPSLVNMFKELRDDLGIDNLGKGGTLIPWAKSGVLLLNTVLTVREGEANSHRGKGWEQVTDDIIRLLNAREQPIVFLLWGANARAKQALITAPRHLVLTCAHPSPLSAYNGFFGCRHFSKTNEFLRAQGMPEIDWRI from the coding sequence ATGGTTCATATCGGAAATGACTGGGATGAGCTGCTGAAGGATACCTTTGCGTCGGAAAACTATCAGCAGCTACGGCAGTTTCTGATCCGGGAATACAGCACCCACCGGGTGTATCCGGATATGTACGATTTGTTCAATGCGCTGCGGTATACGTCCTACGCAGACACCAGGGCAGTGATCCTGGGACAGGATCCTTATCACCAGCCCGGGCAGGCTCACGGTCTGTGCTTTTCTGTGCGCCCCGGCGTTGCGCCGCCCCCCTCTTTGGTGAATATGTTCAAGGAACTGCGGGATGACCTGGGCATCGACAATCTGGGAAAGGGGGGCACTCTGATTCCCTGGGCAAAAAGCGGCGTGCTGCTGCTGAATACGGTGCTCACCGTCCGGGAAGGGGAGGCAAACAGCCACCGGGGCAAGGGCTGGGAGCAGGTGACGGATGACATCATCCGTCTGCTGAACGCCCGGGAACAGCCCATTGTGTTTTTGCTGTGGGGTGCCAATGCCCGGGCGAAGCAGGCGCTCATCACCGCTCCCCGGCATCTGGTGCTGACCTGCGCCCATCCCAGCCCCCTGTCCGCCTACAACGGCTTTTTCGGCTGTCGGCATTTTTCCAAAACCAACGAATTTCTCCGGGCGCAGGGCATGCCGGAGATCGACTGGCGGATCTGA
- a CDS encoding magnesium transporter CorA family protein, with amino-acid sequence MISYFKTVGSELTRLSKPEPGCWVSVVEPTPDEVNVLIEQYGLDRDFVRSSLDEEESSRVEREENQTLIIVDTAVAEKQDETFLFYTLPVGIITTAQYVFTISLKHCPVIDAIENGAIRNLQTMHKTRFVLLLLMRITAGFVQYLKQIDKISYHIEKQLSVAMKNKELVQILGLEKSLVYFSTSLKANNITLEKILRGRVMKLYEEDQDLLEDVLVEVKQATEMTKIYTGILSVMVDAFASVIANNQNTVMSRLTVITIIMAIPTMVFSFYGMNTAHLPVPDTWFPTLISVMVTVAVASFLFRNKNK; translated from the coding sequence ATGATCAGCTATTTCAAGACTGTCGGCTCCGAGCTGACACGGCTATCCAAGCCGGAGCCGGGCTGTTGGGTTTCCGTGGTGGAGCCTACCCCGGACGAGGTAAACGTTCTGATCGAGCAATACGGGCTTGACCGGGACTTTGTCCGCTCCTCTCTGGATGAGGAGGAATCCTCCCGTGTGGAACGGGAAGAAAATCAGACCCTGATTATCGTGGATACCGCAGTGGCGGAAAAACAGGATGAGACCTTTTTGTTTTACACCCTGCCGGTGGGCATTATCACCACCGCCCAGTATGTATTCACCATCAGTCTCAAGCACTGTCCCGTGATCGATGCCATTGAAAATGGCGCCATCCGGAATTTACAGACCATGCACAAAACCCGGTTCGTGCTGCTGCTGCTGATGCGCATCACCGCCGGCTTTGTCCAGTACCTCAAACAGATCGACAAGATCTCCTACCATATCGAGAAGCAACTCAGTGTAGCGATGAAAAACAAAGAGCTGGTGCAGATTCTCGGACTGGAGAAATCCCTGGTCTACTTTTCCACTTCCTTGAAGGCGAACAATATCACCCTGGAAAAGATCCTGCGGGGCAGGGTCATGAAGCTGTACGAGGAGGATCAGGATCTGCTGGAGGATGTGCTGGTCGAGGTGAAACAGGCAACGGAAATGACCAAGATCTACACCGGCATTCTGTCGGTTATGGTGGACGCCTTTGCATCCGTCATTGCCAACAACCAGAATACTGTCATGTCCCGGCTGACTGTCATCACCATCATCATGGCGATTCCTACCATGGTGTTCAGCTTCTACGGCATGAACACCGCCCATCTACCCGTTCCGGATACCTGGTTTCCCACTCTGATTTCCGTGATGGTCACGGTAGCAGTAGCATCGTTTCTCTTCCGGAACAAGAATAAATAG